ACTAGGATGGCCGGTCTACACCCGTCCGGAAGTTTTTGAAGGGAAAAAGGTTCCAGATGTGCTTTTATCGGGCCATCACAAGAACATTGCAGCCTGGAGGCGTCAAGAATCGTTAAAAAGAACGGCAGAAAGGCGCCCAGACATCTTTAAAAATCTCGAAAGAGATACTAAATTTGGCATCAAATAATTAACTGAGGTACATTATGTCCCTGAATATCGAAGCAATCCAGAATGAAAACGTGAAGACCGACCTTCCGGAATTCCGCGCTGGCGACACCGTCACCGTTAACGTCAAGGTTATTGAAGGCACCAAGGAACGTATCCAGCCGTTCAAGGGCGTTGTCATCCAGGTCAAGAACTCTGGCATTTCCAAGACCATCACCGTTCGTAAGATGT
The Fibrobacter sp. genome window above contains:
- the rplS gene encoding 50S ribosomal protein L19; the protein is MSLNIEAIQNENVKTDLPEFRAGDTVTVNVKVIEGTKERIQPFKGVVIQVKNSGISKTITVRKMSNGVAVERIFPVNSPRIANILLDRPGKVRQSRIYYMRDLRGKAARIDERQ